One Amaranthus tricolor cultivar Red isolate AtriRed21 chromosome 1, ASM2621246v1, whole genome shotgun sequence DNA window includes the following coding sequences:
- the LOC130826275 gene encoding uncharacterized protein LOC130826275, which yields MLARNLTAAFSEQLRAVMNNNNPAPQQVLDDMADQIKDLRERIEPPNETPKSHESQDENSEMSRSSKRNKRRRERPRTHTSLGRSDPRGRESKTASQDARTYLESKKHKSSESIQSLVDRRREERKRAQLVGSSHPASPVTMPQNEDEVKILPGDPTPIISPMAPEILNIPNPGKIKIPNMAAFDGTSCPEEHLMAYKNLMVLHTTNPSLWCKFFPTTLMGAALTWYTSLPQGSIHNFAQLEGKFLGHFIASRRQEKSNFHLLSVTQLEGESISSYLKKFHEAVLEVTDLEESVALNALINGMKAQRLKFQLVESQVKTYAEAMKQCQSYVTASEVCQAHDPKRRKSDKKDAATPHQSSRNREEHQSRRERNHTPRRPAPPSDMGPPRSHHIYTAAGESRTRNLLDGGNDLMFNRNRRDIFFAVRDKLPTPPPTTTPSNRRNYNLWCDYHKEHGHTLAQCRELKRILYQLADEGKLSRFLNKRDYDAGEGANRRQWNQRRGSPKREEARREGSHTQGTINMIFGGYTEEYPTVRAAKDSVHNLLKRPTTTVTSEPVMKFDATTSQTLQQPHTDPLFEEKHLQPLDKPLIGFGGSQVIPLGTIILPVRVGERSESRTLPIRFTVVDLTFPYNAIMGLPLINKIKAAIYPHQLLLQFEWDDGKVGILKGDQITARQCLINTLKRGHSATPAKREREDQDAPAVMSVYMENLAHTKGLAP from the exons atgctagcacgaaacctcactgctgCGTTTTCCGAACAGCTCCGCGCTGTCATGAATAACAATAATCCTGCTCCACAACAAGTATTGGATGATATGGCAGATCAAATAAAAGATCTGCGGGAACGGATCGAGCCCCCTAACGAGACACCCAAATCCCACGAATCTCAAGATGAGAACTCGGAGATGTCACGTTCCAGCAAGAGAAACAAGAGGCGACGGGAAAGACCAAGGACTCACACGAGTCTCGGCAGAAGTGATCCTAGAGGCAGAGAGTCTAAAACCGCCTCTCAAGATGCCCGTACTTATTTAGAAAGCAAAAAGCATAAGTCATCCGAAAGCATCCAGTCACTGGTGGATCGACGGAGGGAAGAGAGGAAGAGGGCGCAGCTGGTAGGATCCAGCCATCCCGCGAGTCCTGTAACCATGCCGCAGAACGAAGATGAGGTCAAAATCCTCCCTGGAGATCCTACGCCGATAATCTCTCCAATGGCTCCTGAAATACTAAACATTCCCAACCCGGggaaaataaaaatcccaaatatGGCAGCGTTTGACGGAACGTCATGCCCTGAAGAACACTTGATGGCGTACAAGAACCTGATGGTGCTGCACACTACCAATCCTTCCTTGTGGTGCAAATTCTTCCCGACTACTCTTATGGGAGCAGCCttgacgtggtacacctcccttccccAAGGAAGTATCCACAATTTTGCCCAACTAGAAGGCAAATTTCTGGGCCACTTTATAGCCTCAAGAAgacaggagaaatcaaacttccacctaCTAAGCGTCACTCAATTGGAAGGAGAATCCATATCCTCCTATCTGAAGAAATTCCATGAGGCGGTGCTAGAGGTGACAGATTTAGAGGAATCAGTCGCCTTAAACGCCCTTATCaatggaatgaaggctcaaaggctcaAGTTCCAGTTGGTGGAAAGCCAGGTCAAGACATATGCGGAAGCCATGAAGCAATGTCAAAgttatgtcacggcctccgagGTATGTCAGGCACACGACCCCAAGAGGCGGAAGTCTGACAAGAAAGACGCCGCAACCCCCCACCAATCCTCGAGGAACCGAGAAGAGCACCAGTCGAGGAGGGAAAGAAATCACACGCCACGTCGTCCCGCGCCCCCTTCAGATATGGGACCCCCGCGTTCCCATCACATTTATACCGCGGCAGGGGAATCCAGAACACGCAATTTGTTGGACGGAGGAAACGACCTGATGTTTAATCGAAACAGAAGGGATATTTTCTTTGCCGTTCGCGACaagttgccaactccacctcccaCTACCACTCCTTCCAACAGGCGCAATTACAATTTATGGTGTGACTACCATAAAGAGCACGGCCATACCCTTGCCCAATGTCGCGAACTCAAGCGTATCTTGTATCAGCTGGCCGATGAAGGAAAGCTTTCCAGGTTCCTCAACAAGAGGGACTATGACGCGGGAGAAGGAGCAAACAGAAGGCAATGGAATCAAAGACGCGGATCCCCCAAGAGGGAAGAGGCAAGGCGCGAAGGTTCCCATACGCAAGGGaccatcaacatgatttttggaggatACACCGAGGAATATCCTACCGTCCGCGCTGCAAAAGACAGTGTTCATAATCTGCTGAAAAGACCAACAACGACCGTAACCAGCGAGCCGGTCATGAAGTTTGATGCCACGACCTCTCAAACGCTGCAACAGCCCCAtactgaccctctg ttcgaGGAAAAGCACTTGCAGCCCCTCGATAAGCCGCTGATCGGGTTTGGGGGAAGTCAGGTCATCCCGTTAGgaacgatcattctccccgtgcGCGTGGGAGAAAGAAGTGAAAGCAGGACCCTGCCCATACGTTTCACGGTAGTGGATCTCACTTTCCCTtacaacgccatcatgggaCTTCCCCTCATTAACAAGATCAAAGCTGCAATCTACCCGCATCAACTCTTGTTGCAATTCGAATGGGACGATGGGAAAGTTGGCATCCTCAAGGGAGATCAGATAACGGCACGCCAATGCCTTATAAATACTCTGAAGCGCGGACACTCCGCGACACCCGccaaaagggaaagggaagatcAAGACGCTCCCGCTGTCATGAGCGTATATATGGAAAACCTAGCACACACGAAAGGCCTCGCCCCATAG